The Sus scrofa isolate TJ Tabasco breed Duroc chromosome 4, Sscrofa11.1, whole genome shotgun sequence genomic sequence tctctctctctctctctctctttttttttttttttctggatgaataatgctttcttttctatttttctctacaaacatttagaatttatttttggggagttcccatcatggctcagcagaaatgaatccaactaggaaccatgaggttgtgtgttccatccctggcctcactcagtgggttaaggatctggcattgctgtgagctgtggtgtaggtcgaagatgtggctcaggcctggtgttgctgtggctgtggcatacgctggcagccgtatctccgattggacccctagcctgggaacctccatatgccacaggtgcagccctaaaaagccaaaacaaacaaacaaaaagtattttgGAGGGGAGAttgcaaattttatttattttttaaaataatttttattatagttgatttacaatgttctgtcagtttctgctgtacagcaaagtgacccagttatacatttatatacattcttttttcacattatccttcatcatgttccattgaaagtgattagatatagttccctgtgctatactctTCTAACTCTTTACATAAGACCTTAATTAGatcccagtctctctctctctctctctgtctccctctctcgtttttatagggccacacctgcggcatatggagattcccaggctagaggtcaaataggagctacagctgccggcctacaccacagccacagccatagcaatgccagatctgagccgagtctgggacctacacctcagctcatggcaacgaaggatctttaacccactgagcaaggccaggagtcgaacccacatcctcaaagatactagttaggtttgttaccgctaGGCACTATGGGAATTCCCTAGACCACAGTCTCTTTTGAAGAACTTTCCTTTGGGGGGTCTGTACACTTATTATGCCTATTCTTTTACTGTTGACATACTCTGTGTGAAAAAgctctctcaccctctctcctcccagcttGTCCAGAATCTATGCACAGAGGAGGCTGCAGACCTAGCCTGAAGCTCAGCAGTAGGGTTCGATAAGCAGAGCTTCTAATAAGTCATGAGGTCCCTGCTTATCAGGTTCTCTCCCCAGGTgccagcctccagcactgtggGCATGCTGGGAACACCTCCCACCCAAGCCTTTGCCCTGGGTCCAGAGTCTGAGTCCTATCTAGGCACTCACTGAAAACAGCTGAAGGCCACAGAGGTAGAAGTTCCTTGTTTTCCAGGTACTAAAGGCTATAATCCCTAACTTTAAATACTGGAAGCTCCTGAGATCAAAGGGAAAGCAGGGTTACAGTGGGAGTACGTGGAGAGGAATCCAGCACCAGATTCTGTGGCCTGCAGGTGACGTGCTGCCTAAGAGGAACAGGTAGGAAATCTTTGGGGACCCAGAGACTAATAGCAATTAAGTGCAGATAACACAGGGGGTCAGGCCCAGAGCAGGTTTGGGAAGAGGATCTGCAGAAGCAGGAGAAGAAGGTCAACGGTGGCCCAGAGCTGACTGCTAACCCCTATCACTTTCAGGGGCCTGTGACCACCATCCCAACACCTGAAGCCATGGCCAGCGGGGAAGATGAGCCAAGGAACTGTGCTGTGTGCGGGGACCGAGCCACAGGCTATCACTTCCATGCCTTGACTTGTGAGGGCTGCAAGGGTTTCTTCAGGTGAGAACTTCCTCACCAACATAAACAGCCTCCCAAACTGCCTGCCAGGCAGCCGTCATGCCCTGGCATCTGCCTGAACTTGTCCAGCTGCCTCGCTCCTGCAACCTGGAGCCTAACTACCCTAGGGCTAGCAAGCTACCCATTGCCAACCGCAACACTGTATATAAAGGTAGCAAAATAACAGAGGGAAGGCCAAGTGCTGGTTCTATGGATGCAACCCCTTAGTCATGTGTACTTACTCTCTACAAAGCACCAGCTAGTACAGCATCAGCCAGGCTTTCCTGAATGACTCTGTGCCCCCCGTGGAAATGCTTGAGATGCACCGTATCCTCTCCACTCCTAGGGACCCTGGGGCACAGCTCAGATTAGCCCATGTCACCACCGATTCTTTTAGACCATGTCATTTCAGCCCTTCACATACCCACCTTACTCGCTGCCATCTCCGACCCTCACAACATCTCTGTCCTCACAGGCGAACAGTCAACAAAAGCACCAGTCTCATCTGCCCCTTTGCTGGAAGCTGTAAGGTCAATAAGGCCCAGAGGCGCCACTGCCCAGCCTGCAGGTTGCAGAAGTGCCTAGATGCTGGCATGAAGAAAGACAGTGAGTTGTTCCCTTACCATCTCAAGGACCCTCTATGTCTCTCCACTGGCTATGCTTTGCCCTTGTTCCTGTAGTGTCTTCTCCACACAGTGGGCAGAGTAAGCTTTTTGAAATAAGTCAATATCACCATTCTGCTCAAAACCTCCAAGGGTTCCTCATCTCTCTTATGGTCCATGATCTCATGGTCTAGCTCCTCCAAATCACCTCTCAGACTTTACTTCCTACCCTTCGCCCTGCTCAGTGCATCCCAGCTACACTGACTTCAATGCTGCTCTCAGACACTCCAAGCACACGCTCCTTGGCCCTGTTGTAACTTACACTTGTACTTACTGTCACCTCTACCCGGAGTGCTCTTCCACTAGATATTCATCAggcttgctttttctcttctgtctctcaAGTGCCTGTCACTTAGTAGGTTCTTGATAATTGTTGAATTATTTAATGTTTCCTCTCTGGGCCAGATAATTACGCTCTGCCCCCAAAAGATAATGCAACTTGTAATCAACTCAAGTGACCATAGTCAACTTGCCCAAGTCCACTCAGCTGAAAAGGTGTAGTCAGGATTCACCAGATCCTTGCTTTCTCCACAAcatcacattatttttcttcttttcttttttttatattgatttttttttcttttttcttttttttttttttttttttttttttgctttttgtggccacacctgaggcatatggaagttcccaggcttgggactgaattagagctgcagctgctggcctacaccacagccacagcaacgccagatccttaacccactgagcgaggccagggattgaacctgcatcctcagggctaccagtcaggtttgcaacccactgagtcacagtgggaactccctatattacTTTTCAATATGAAGCAGTGGAAAGGAAACCGTGGCAGTCAAAACATCTTTAATTCAGTCTATATCAATAAGTATTCTGTGACTCTGGACCTGTCCCTGAAATGTCAGCCTGtttacatttctgaaaaatatggATAATAACACCTGCCTTCTCTACTCATAGGCAGGCTGGTTTCATTCAGTGAGATTTAACCTCAGAACCTCTGAAATTATAAGGTGCACCTTATGCAAACATAAGGTGATGTTTTTGGTATCAAGAGCCCTCCCACTTCAGTGTTCCCCCAGAAGCCAAACATCTTACACTTTACTCTCTACACTTCCTTTCCCTCCCACAGTGCACCGTTTTCTGCTGCAGTGCCTCACAGGTTGGGGAAAGTGGACAGGAGCTCCCTACCACCTGGAGGCTCTGGGACTTCAAGCAGGCCTCAGGAGCCCTCAGGaactctcctccctccctgtgtcCTTCGTTGTGCAGAGCGTCCGAGAGCCCTGGACTACGGGCTGACAGAAAAAGGTGCTCTCTGCTGGTCTCAATAACTTTGTCACATCTCTCCCCGGGCACAGTGATCCTATCAGCAGAAGTCCTGGCATTGCGGCGAGCAAGACAGGTTCAGCGCCGGGCACAGCAAGCATCACTGCAGCTGAGTAAGGAGCAGAAGGCGTTAGTCCAGATACTCCTGGGGGCCCATACCCGCCATATGGGCACTATGTTTGATCAGTTTGTGCAGTTCAGGGTAAGCACTTACAGGATACCAGCTGGGCTGTGACCTAAGGGAGAGGGCTGCGTGCCATGCACCAATCAGAGGACAGGACTTCTCCAGAACCCCAGCTGAGGCAGACTCCTCAGCCCGGAACCCTACTAATATAAAGCTGAAGAGACCTAAAGGAGATCCACAGGTCCCAGGTCTCTCACTCGGGCTCTGATCTCTGCAGCCTCCAGCTCATCTGTTCATCCATCACCAGCACTTGCCACCCCTGGTGCCTGAACTGTCTCTGCTCATGCATTTCGCGGACATCAACACTTTCATGATACAGCAAATTATCAAGTTCACCAAGGATCTGCCCCTCTTCCGGTATGTGACCTCCCCTTACTTTTCAGGATGAACACACTCCAGTAAATTTTaacccatcccaccccaccccctcacacACCCATGAAGTCACTACCCAAACGAACCCATCCATCCCTCAGCCCTTCCAAGCACCAGGTCTTGAATTCCCAACTTTAAGTGTCTCAATCAGAATCGGGAgttcctctccctctctgaagTTCTGGCTAGAGTCTGAAGTGCTGGCTTCCTGCTCCCCATAGGTCCCTGCCCATGGAGGACCAGATCTCCCTTCTCAAGGGAGCAGCTGTAGAAATTTGTCAGATCGTACTCAATACCACTTTCTGTCTGCAAACACAAAAATTCCTCTGTGGGCCTCTTCGCTACACAATAGAAGATGGAGCGCATGGTGAGATGGTGCTAGAACAGTAGAGGGCAGGCATCCCTTTGGTATGGTATGTGGTGAGGTGATCTGAAGGCTCCTAAGCCTAGTATCTCCCACAGTGGGGTTCCAGGAAGAGTTTTTGGAGTTGCTCTTTGGCTTCCATAAGACACTTCGGCGACTGCAGCTCCAGGAGCCTGAGTATGTGCTCATGGTTGCTGTGGCCCTCTTCTCTCCTGGTGAGCATCCCTCAAAGCCCAGAAGCTTTGGTTCCACCACCTCTGCCCAAGCTCCCAGCTCCCTGAATCCATCCATCCAGGCCGTTTAGTCTTCAAACTTGTGGAATGGGTCTATCCCAgccttgccccctgccccccagagcACTAGGCAAGCTACCTGAAACTCCCCACCTTGTCCTCCCCAACTCCCTATCTGGCAGACCGGCCTGGGGTAACCCAGAGGAAGGAGATTGATCAGTTGCAAGAGGAGATGGCACTGACTCTGCAGAGCTACATCAAAGGGCAGCAGCCAAGTCTCCGGGACAGGTACAGCGGGACTAGGGGCGTGGAGGCTCCACCAAGACAGGAAGGGGTTAAGGGGACACAACTCAGGACGAGTGCTTTTATTGTCCTTTCTTTTGGGAAACCAAGGCCCCCACCCCCTTGGGGGGGAGGTTCGTAGACCCCCAATATCCAAATTGCTCCTACTTCTATTTCATCTcactttttccagatttttttattCAGTAGAGATGCAAAGTAGTAGCTCACAGGCTCTGAATAATAGCATTCCTGAGATTGATGACATCCATCACCTCACCAGTCCAGACTAAAGCAGCCTTTCGAGAGTCTTATTCACTCTCTTTCCTtggcccttcccctcctctccattGGTCCAATTCCTTTCATTCTTCATTCCCCTTGAAGTTAGGGTCATTCAGTTTCAGGGCCAAAGCCAGTCTCTGGTTCAACAGTCCATGATCTATCCAGGCTCTGAGGTATGCTCCACTTCTGTCCTTGCTTATTTCTCAATGAGCCAGTTTGGCCAGAAGAGGGATGCGGTATACAATAGAACACGCTCATCTTCTAGAACCTGCTCTAGGCCAGATCCTCAGATTCCATACAGTTGAAGATCTGGCCAAGTCTGGGGCTTTTTCCACACTTGACCCTCAGCGCTTTGGGTTCAAGGAAAATGGCATGGTGAGAGAAGTCTATGTCAGATAGTGGCTCCTTTGGGAACCTTTGGAACTTTTGATGCATTTGTCATACCACAGCATATTTTCCCTAGTGTTCAGACCTAGCTTCACTGACAGGCAGTTCAGGGGATCAGGGCCTCAGGAAAAGACTCTCGGCTGCCTtatttccctcctctttccctggtGACCCCAGTACTTCTTCCAAAGGTTTCTCTATGCAAAGCTGCTGGGCCTATTGGCTGAGCTCCGAAGCATTAACAAAGAATACTGGTACCAAATCCAGAACATCCAGGGACTGTCCACCATGATGCCGCTGCTCCAGGAgatctgcagctgaggcccagtttgcctccttccccagcccacCTGCACATGATGGACTGTGTACGGCATCCAGGGGAAAGTGCTGGGAGCCGTCAAAAGGGAGCCCACTGGTTGCAATGAAAGATTAAAGCAATAACTGCCTCTTCATGCGGTAATGGGGAGAATAAGGGGTGGCCGTGGGGATAAAGTTGTTCTCTGGAAGCACGGAAGATGGGGAAAGAGGAAGCCTCAGGGCTAAGAGGTAAAGAAGCTCCTTCTGGGAATAGGTGGCCCTACTTTCTGAGGTCAAAGATTTAGCCCTTCAGCCCTTCTTTCCCAGCCTTGGGAAACCCCggaatggaaaacaggatgggGAGCTAATCCCATGCAGATTTTTCTGCTCTGAAGAGGAAGAGGCTAGGAGCTTTAATCCTTAGGGAaatgaaggaggagggagtgaggggaGAAAAATTCAGCCAGACATACCCCTTAATCCTTCTCCCTTAGTTCAGAGCCACAAGAGCATGGGAAGATGACACTGGGGCTGATGGCAGAAGTGGGAGCCTGAAGCCACTGCCTCagcagctgctcctgtggcagcTCCAGTTCTGAGGAGGGCATGGTCCTGTCCCCACTCTGCTCCTGGGACCTAGAGGTCACCCAGCAAGGTGAGCTCTGGAGACGGGCCTAGTCTCTGGCCCTAGGGCACCTGACTCAGAGGTTCCAGCTGCTGTAGGGGCTGGCTCTGGGACAACCTCAGCCCACAGTGATGCTGAAGCCACAATGGAATCTGTTGCGCCAGTGATTAAGGAAGGCTCCGAGGGCTAGGGTGACGGGCAGGGGGGGCATCTTCTTCTCCAGCACAGCACCCACACACCAGTTACTATCCACCAAGCCTGTTGGGAAAGAGAATATACACTAGGTTATTTAATAGGTCTTGGAGAAAGGGATCTGCTGAAGTGAGGCAGAGTTTCCATCCCACTGCCGACCCCCAGTCCCTTAGCACCTCTGAATGTCATCTGAATAACCCTTACCTCTAAACACCATGTTGGCCTGGGGCAAAGTCAGGTGGTAACCAAAGGAGAAGGTTGTGTCTTGTAGCCTTGTGTTTGCCTCAAACTCTACTCCAACTTGAACCTGAGAACCACAGgcaaggaggggagaggaatcTGTCTGAGTGAAGACTAGAGGAGTCCTGACAGGGCATCAGCAAGAATGAAGGCACTCATGAAATGCTTGTGCAGTGTGGGCAGGAGGAACAGAAGGTCAGCAGGTCCGGAGGGACTTGctggggtgggagatgggatCAGTAGACTCACCTGTTCATTTGCCCTGTGGTAATAACTTGCATGGGCCCCACCTGATCCCACATTCAATGTAGCTACCCAGTGTCCAGCTGTAAAAACCAAAGTACAAGAGAAAAGGAGCATTACTGTAGTAGAACACAGGCCAGGAACCCCAGCCGAGTCCTCCCCATCACTATTCCTCCTCACCCCATACCCGAGTACTTCCCAGCCAGTGTCAAGATGGCCCCTTCTTCTCCTGGCCTCCGATGATAAACTAGCTCTCCTCCCAGCACCAGCCGATGAGTGAGGCTCTGCAGGAAGTGAGCGACCATGATCACTGTGGGGAGACATGGAGTCAGTCATAGAGGAAAGCCTGCTCCCTCACctccagcagcccccaccccagcctgcccaAGAAGTTTCTTTACTAATCCCTGAACCAACAACGAAGAGGCACAGCCAACATTATTAGCAAATGGGCAGCCAAGACAAAAAGAACCCTGTGCCAATTCCTCACCCGATTCCCCAATCAGGTCAGGATTTCCTAAGGTCAGAGTGGCTGTGTAGTCATCTCCCCGATACTCGCCATCAAACTGCCATGTCAGGAACTTGGCCTGCTGAGTCTGGGTAGGGAGAGCAAGAAGTAAAATTGCCCTCCCTCTCTATAATCACTCGTGCTGCTTCTCCTCCccctggagcccccagagcaggacactcctggaggagaaggaggaaatgcTTCAGTGGATGGAAGCAGGAACCATGGGTCACCTGGAAGACAGCCTTGGCTCGGAGCCGCTCTGCCAAGAGAAGCAGGACCTGGGCGTTGAGGCTGCCACTGCTGTCCATATCTCCTACCACAGTGGGGAACACCTGTTGAAAAGTGTCCACAGTTAGGAATGAACTGGGTGGCACCAACTCCGACTAAAGCCAAATGTAGGATTTCTTTAACAGTGCCCAGCGCCCCCTAGTGGAGCCAcagagacatcacagaaatgtttTCTACCCTCTCCCATTCAGCAGAAACACAGAGGAGGTGCCCTACCTATTCTTCCCCAGAACACACACATTTCCTCCTCCTCTACACCTGGGTCCCAACTGGGCTTTTCGGGGATAACCCAGGTGTGTGGAGCCCTCACCTCAGTGGGGCTAAGTTGCCAGTCCCCTGCATAGGCCGCATGGAGGTGATAGCCGGGCAAACCCAGAGCACTCATATGCACAGTGTGAGCCAcctgaagaaagaaaagtcagtgGAAGAGAGAACATTCCTGCTCCATTTCAATCCCCCATCCCACCCTTCATCTTCTCCCCATCCAGCGGGTCTTTTAAGAAACCCATACATTCCAACATATGCAGCGGGTCATCAGATTAAAAGCAACAAGTCCCACAGGCAAAGGAAGTAGAGCCCCCATATCCTCCCTCTTTTGTCCCATATAGCCTGCCTAAAACTGGGGtacaaaggaaagaagagggtCCAGGGACAGGAAGGGAGGAGTAGTAAGGAGGGGCCAGAGAAGTGGGAGCACCTGGAAATGGCTGCTCAGAACCTTGTTGACAACGAGCTTCACTCCCTCCATCTGTGCTGGGAATACATCTgaagggagtggaggggagggggggaagggaaggaataaGCACAGACAAGGAACCTCCAACCCACGAAGTAGTCTCCCCTTTCAATCCCATAGACAGTGATTTGGAGGAATTGACCTCCTTTCAAGTGCTGCAACAGGAAATGCTCCCCTCCATTGGGGCACCTGATCCTCCCTGAGGCTGCATACCCCAGCTGTGACATCCTCTTTTCTGCTCCCATCACTGGACACCCAGcatttccctccccttctctgcct encodes the following:
- the TOMM40L gene encoding mitochondrial import receptor subunit TOM40B isoform X2, translated to MSCTGYAKVAHTVHMSALGLPGYHLHAAYAGDWQLSPTEVFPTVVGDMDSSGSLNAQVLLLLAERLRAKAVFQTQQAKFLTWQFDGEYRGDDYTATLTLGNPDLIGESVIMVAHFLQSLTHRLVLGGELVYHRRPGEEGAILTLAGKYSAGHWVATLNVGSGGAHASYYHRANEQVQVGVEFEANTRLQDTTFSFGYHLTLPQANMVFRGLVDSNWCVGAVLEKKMPPLPVTLALGAFLNHWRNRFHCGFSITVG
- the TOMM40L gene encoding mitochondrial import receptor subunit TOM40B isoform X1, producing the protein MGNTLGLAPMGALPRRSPRREEPLPNPGSFDELHRLCKDVFPAQMEGVKLVVNKVLSSHFQVAHTVHMSALGLPGYHLHAAYAGDWQLSPTEVFPTVVGDMDSSGSLNAQVLLLLAERLRAKAVFQTQQAKFLTWQFDGEYRGDDYTATLTLGNPDLIGESVIMVAHFLQSLTHRLVLGGELVYHRRPGEEGAILTLAGKYSAGHWVATLNVGSGGAHASYYHRANEQVQVGVEFEANTRLQDTTFSFGYHLTLPQANMVFRGLVDSNWCVGAVLEKKMPPLPVTLALGAFLNHWRNRFHCGFSITVG
- the NR1I3 gene encoding nuclear receptor subfamily 1 group I member 3, which codes for MASGEDEPRNCAVCGDRATGYHFHALTCEGCKGFFRRTVNKSTSLICPFAGSCKVNKAQRRHCPACRLQKCLDAGMKKDMILSAEVLALRRARQVQRRAQQASLQLSKEQKALVQILLGAHTRHMGTMFDQFVQFRPPAHLFIHHQHLPPLVPELSLLMHFADINTFMIQQIIKFTKDLPLFRSLPMEDQISLLKGAAVEICQIVLNTTFCLQTQKFLCGPLRYTIEDGAHVGFQEEFLELLFGFHKTLRRLQLQEPEYVLMVAVALFSPDRPGVTQRKEIDQLQEEMALTLQSYIKGQQPSLRDRFLYAKLLGLLAELRSINKEYWYQIQNIQGLSTMMPLLQEICS